In one Lachnospiraceae bacterium genomic region, the following are encoded:
- a CDS encoding NADP-dependent isocitrate dehydrogenase, whose amino-acid sequence MKKIQMLTPLVEMDGDEMTRVLWQMIKEELLLPFIDLKTEYYDLGLPHRDETADQVTVDAALATKQYGVAVKCATITPNKQRMEEYQLHEMWKSPNATIRAMLDGTVFRAPILLERIKPAVRFWKKPITIARHAYGDVYKSVELRTEEGGTCELVFTGESGRVQRETVQTLEGPGVFQAMHNKEASIRAFAHACFQYALDVKQDVWFASKDTISKTYDGAFKEIMAAVFEEYKERFEAAGIEYFYTLIDDAVARVIRSEGGFIWACKNYDGDVMSDMVSTAFGSLAMMTSVLVSPDGVYEYEAAHGTVTRHYYRYLKGEKTSTNPIATIYAWTGALKKRGELDSLPELMGFADALEKACMQVLGQGIMTKDLIALASPEEGASLRSVSSEEFIQEIRRELESMLTE is encoded by the coding sequence ATGAAAAAGATTCAAATGCTAACGCCGCTGGTGGAGATGGACGGCGATGAGATGACGCGGGTGCTGTGGCAGATGATCAAGGAGGAGCTGCTGCTGCCATTTATTGATCTGAAAACAGAATACTATGACCTAGGACTGCCGCACCGCGATGAGACAGCGGATCAGGTCACGGTGGATGCCGCGCTGGCGACAAAGCAATATGGCGTGGCTGTTAAATGCGCGACCATTACGCCGAATAAGCAGCGCATGGAGGAATACCAGCTGCATGAGATGTGGAAAAGCCCGAATGCCACCATCCGGGCGATGCTGGACGGAACCGTGTTTCGTGCGCCCATTCTGCTGGAGCGGATTAAGCCGGCGGTTCGTTTTTGGAAAAAGCCGATTACCATTGCGCGTCATGCCTATGGGGATGTGTATAAGAGCGTTGAGCTAAGGACTGAGGAGGGCGGCACCTGTGAGCTGGTCTTTACTGGAGAGAGCGGACGGGTGCAGCGTGAGACAGTACAGACGCTGGAGGGGCCGGGAGTCTTTCAGGCAATGCATAATAAAGAGGCCTCTATCCGCGCGTTTGCCCATGCCTGCTTCCAATATGCGCTGGATGTAAAGCAGGATGTATGGTTTGCCTCTAAAGATACGATTTCTAAGACCTATGACGGCGCTTTCAAAGAAATTATGGCGGCTGTATTTGAAGAGTATAAAGAGCGGTTTGAGGCTGCCGGGATTGAATATTTTTATACGCTGATCGATGATGCAGTCGCGCGGGTCATTCGCTCGGAGGGCGGATTCATCTGGGCCTGCAAAAATTATGACGGCGATGTGATGAGCGATATGGTCTCTACGGCGTTTGGCTCGCTGGCGATGATGACCTCGGTGCTGGTAAGCCCGGACGGCGTATATGAATACGAAGCGGCGCACGGCACGGTGACGCGGCATTATTATCGGTATTTAAAAGGAGAAAAGACCTCAACCAATCCGATCGCGACGATCTATGCTTGGACAGGAGCTCTGAAAAAAAGAGGAGAGCTCGACAGTCTGCCGGAGCTGATGGGATTTGCAGACGCGCTGGAAAAGGCCTGCATGCAGGTACTAGGTCAAGGCATCATGACCAAGGATTTAATTGCTCTTGCCAGCCCTGAAGAAGGAGCCTCCCTGCGATCAGTCAGCTCTGAGGAATTTATTCAGGAAATTCGAAGAGAGCTGGAGAGTATGCTGACAGAGTGA
- a CDS encoding GntR family transcriptional regulator yields MEEKMQAANLTAQVYQQIRRGILCGSWKPGQALTELALSKQLSVSRTPVREALRQLELEGLIELRPNRGAVVVGICPSDIEDIYEIRSLLEGRAAKKAATNASPEMLDRLVEIVDLTEFYIERQDYDRVTVMDDRFHQLIYELTGSRMFQRILADLHAYAEDVRERSIKEPGRAMVMLAEHRAILEAMAEHDSEKASRLMTQHVNNSAENMEKNHLLEVMP; encoded by the coding sequence ATGGAAGAGAAAATGCAGGCCGCTAATTTGACGGCGCAGGTATACCAGCAGATCCGCAGAGGAATTTTGTGCGGCAGCTGGAAGCCGGGACAGGCGCTGACGGAGCTGGCGCTCAGCAAGCAGCTCAGTGTCAGCCGCACACCAGTGCGGGAAGCGCTGCGGCAGCTGGAGCTGGAAGGGCTGATCGAGCTAAGGCCCAACCGAGGAGCCGTCGTGGTCGGGATCTGCCCGAGCGATATTGAAGATATTTATGAAATCCGTTCGCTGCTCGAAGGCCGCGCTGCCAAGAAGGCAGCGACAAACGCCAGCCCTGAGATGCTCGACCGGCTGGTCGAGATTGTGGATTTGACGGAGTTTTATATCGAGCGTCAGGATTATGACAGAGTGACGGTCATGGATGACCGTTTTCATCAGCTCATCTATGAATTAACAGGCAGCCGGATGTTTCAGCGAATTTTGGCCGATCTGCATGCCTATGCAGAGGATGTGCGCGAAAGATCCATCAAGGAACCCGGCCGGGCCATGGTGATGCTGGCCGAGCATAGGGCTATTCTGGAGGCGATGGCGGAGCATGACAGCGAAAAGGCCAGCCGGCTGATGACGCAGCATGTCAATAACTCGGCAGAGAATATGGAGAAAAATCATTTACTGGAGGTTATGCCGTGA
- a CDS encoding glycoside hydrolase family 3 protein, giving the protein MRSEAKRRRAQQRAGELVRQMTLEEKAGQMLYQAPAIPRLGLPAYNWWNEALHGVARAGLATVFPQSIGLAATFDPALIEKIGRVIGEEGRLKNAIYRSEGERGIYKGLTYWSPNINIVRDPRWGRAHETYGEDPCLTAAMGTAFVRGMQEGEEGDGLTAAACVKHFAVHSGPEETRHGFDAEVTPQDLMDTYLPAFERVVKDAQVAGVMGAYNAVNGVPCCANAYLQQELLRREWGFEGYTVSDCGAISDISERHHYTATKVEAAALAVQNGCDLNCGAMYGYLLEAVQKGYLKEEAIDQAVQRLLTVRLMLDMDAPVADGKAAVQTWLTKQPEYEALNLRAAEKSMVLLKNNGILPLAHPKTVAVIGPNARSLTALEGNYHGTAEKMTTVLQGLREALPDSQFLVSEGCHLYKNKLEAMSQTPDDQLAEAVALARYAQVSVLCLGLDPSIEGELGDASNEYAAGDKHSLYLPESQQRLLKAVCRVSEQVVVVLLSGGALDLGEEEAHVGAVLQAWYPGAMGGKAAAEVLTGQVNPTGRLPVTFYHNEQVCWDFEDYAMTGKTYRYFKEKPLYPFGYGLSYRRLMLSEPQEEAEGISFSAYNPYDKETEMAVQVYAKLTEQGLRTANCQLVALQMLCLRPGERKRVHMPLPDYWMQVVDEKGKRRPCKGSAVIYIGDHQPDARSEELCEEPCLQLILKK; this is encoded by the coding sequence ATGAGATCAGAAGCAAAGAGAAGACGGGCACAACAAAGGGCCGGAGAGCTGGTCCGGCAAATGACCCTGGAGGAAAAAGCAGGACAGATGCTGTATCAGGCGCCGGCAATCCCTCGTCTGGGACTGCCGGCCTATAACTGGTGGAACGAAGCGCTGCACGGCGTGGCGAGAGCAGGCTTGGCCACGGTATTTCCGCAGTCAATCGGCCTGGCGGCCACCTTTGATCCGGCGCTCATAGAGAAAATCGGCCGCGTCATCGGTGAAGAGGGCCGCTTAAAAAATGCCATTTACCGGTCGGAAGGAGAGCGCGGCATCTATAAAGGGCTGACCTATTGGTCGCCCAATATCAATATCGTGCGCGATCCAAGATGGGGCAGAGCACATGAAACCTATGGAGAGGATCCATGCCTGACTGCTGCAATGGGAACGGCCTTTGTCAGAGGCATGCAGGAAGGAGAGGAAGGGGACGGCCTCACGGCGGCCGCCTGCGTAAAGCATTTTGCCGTTCACAGCGGACCAGAGGAAACACGGCACGGGTTTGACGCAGAGGTTACGCCGCAGGATCTGATGGATACCTATCTGCCTGCGTTTGAACGCGTAGTTAAGGATGCGCAGGTAGCCGGTGTAATGGGCGCCTATAATGCAGTCAACGGCGTGCCCTGCTGTGCCAATGCCTATCTGCAGCAGGAGCTTTTGCGCAGGGAGTGGGGCTTTGAAGGCTACACCGTCTCCGACTGCGGCGCCATCTCCGATATCAGCGAGCGCCATCATTATACGGCGACCAAGGTAGAGGCGGCGGCGCTGGCGGTGCAAAACGGCTGCGACCTGAACTGCGGGGCTATGTACGGCTATCTGCTGGAGGCAGTTCAGAAGGGCTATTTAAAAGAAGAAGCCATCGACCAAGCCGTTCAAAGGCTATTAACGGTGCGGCTGATGCTCGATATGGATGCGCCGGTTGCTGACGGCAAGGCAGCTGTTCAGACCTGGCTCACCAAGCAGCCGGAGTATGAAGCGCTCAATCTGCGGGCCGCCGAAAAATCAATGGTACTGCTTAAAAATAATGGGATTCTGCCACTCGCGCACCCGAAGACCGTGGCCGTCATTGGCCCCAATGCGCGTTCGCTTACTGCGCTGGAGGGGAATTATCACGGCACAGCCGAAAAAATGACGACGGTGCTGCAGGGACTGCGCGAGGCGCTGCCGGATAGTCAGTTCTTGGTCTCAGAAGGCTGTCATCTATATAAAAATAAACTGGAAGCCATGTCACAGACACCGGATGATCAGCTGGCAGAGGCCGTCGCACTTGCGCGCTATGCGCAGGTGAGCGTGCTGTGCCTGGGGCTGGATCCGTCGATAGAGGGTGAGCTTGGGGACGCTAGTAATGAATATGCAGCAGGCGATAAGCATAGCCTGTATTTGCCGGAGAGCCAGCAAAGGCTGTTAAAGGCGGTGTGCCGCGTATCGGAGCAGGTCGTGGTGGTGCTTTTGAGCGGAGGTGCGCTGGATCTGGGGGAAGAAGAGGCTCATGTAGGAGCGGTGCTGCAGGCGTGGTATCCGGGAGCCATGGGCGGAAAGGCAGCTGCCGAGGTGCTGACAGGCCAGGTGAATCCGACGGGGAGGCTGCCGGTGACGTTTTATCATAACGAGCAGGTCTGCTGGGATTTTGAAGACTATGCGATGACAGGAAAAACCTATCGCTATTTTAAAGAAAAGCCGTTGTATCCGTTTGGATATGGCCTGAGCTATCGGAGGCTCATGCTGTCGGAGCCTCAGGAGGAAGCGGAGGGCATTTCGTTTAGCGCTTATAATCCGTATGACAAGGAAACAGAAATGGCCGTGCAGGTGTATGCAAAGCTTACGGAGCAGGGACTTCGCACAGCCAATTGCCAGCTGGTTGCGCTGCAGATGCTTTGTCTGCGGCCGGGGGAGCGGAAGCGGGTGCATATGCCGCTGCCCGATTACTGGATGCAGGTGGTGGATGAGAAAGGCAAACGGCGGCCGTGCAAAGGGAGCGCTGTCATTTATATCGGAGATCACCAGCCGGATGCGCGAAGCGAGGAGCTCTGTGAGGAGCCGTGCCTGCAGCTCATTTTAAAGAAATAA
- a CDS encoding 2-isopropylmalate synthase, translating into MNYHEYDHFNTGDQEGELKVNPQTNLLELTNFEYSLQDVESPNLYRMLFNYQEVPKLMFNRRLVPMDMPKEIWITDTTFRDGQQSREPYTAQQIVALFDMLHRLGGPKGIIRQSEFFLYSKKDRDAVYQCMERGYEFPEVTSWIRANKKDFELVKMFGLKETGILVSCSDYHIFYKLKMTRRQAIDHYLGIVKECIEAGIRPRCHFEDITRADFYGFVVPFVIELHKLMVETGMPIKIRACDTMGYGVGIPGAALPRSVPGIIYGLHHHAHMPSELLEFHGHNDFYRAVSNSTTAWLYGASGVNCSLLGIGERTGNCPIEAMVMEYAQLKGTLDGMDPTVITEIAEYYERELDYPIPPRTPFVGADFNVTRAGVHADGLLKNEEVYNIFDTGALLNRPPKVMISNTSGVSGIAVWVNQYLRLSGENALDKKDPLVTGLKAWVDQQYEEGRVTAITDGELEQQLERITEEQHGRENAGR; encoded by the coding sequence ATGAATTACCATGAATATGATCATTTTAATACAGGCGACCAAGAGGGAGAGCTCAAGGTCAACCCGCAAACCAATCTATTGGAGCTGACTAATTTTGAGTATTCCCTGCAGGATGTAGAAAGTCCCAACCTCTATAGAATGCTGTTTAATTATCAGGAAGTTCCCAAGCTTATGTTTAACCGCAGGCTTGTACCCATGGATATGCCAAAGGAGATTTGGATCACCGATACTACGTTTCGCGATGGACAGCAGTCCAGAGAGCCGTATACAGCGCAGCAGATTGTAGCGCTGTTTGATATGCTGCACCGCTTGGGGGGGCCTAAAGGAATCATTCGCCAAAGTGAATTTTTCTTATATAGCAAAAAGGATCGGGATGCTGTGTATCAGTGTATGGAGCGCGGCTATGAATTTCCGGAGGTTACCAGCTGGATCCGGGCGAATAAAAAGGATTTTGAGCTGGTGAAAATGTTTGGCTTAAAAGAGACCGGTATTTTAGTCAGCTGCTCAGATTACCATATTTTTTATAAGCTTAAGATGACCAGAAGACAGGCGATTGATCACTATCTGGGCATCGTTAAGGAGTGCATTGAGGCAGGGATCCGCCCCCGCTGCCATTTTGAGGATATTACCCGCGCGGATTTTTATGGCTTTGTGGTTCCCTTTGTGATCGAGCTCCACAAGCTGATGGTGGAGACGGGGATGCCGATTAAAATCCGTGCCTGCGACACCATGGGCTACGGCGTTGGCATTCCGGGTGCCGCGCTGCCGCGCAGCGTGCCGGGCATCATTTATGGTCTGCATCATCATGCGCATATGCCGTCAGAATTGCTGGAATTCCATGGCCATAATGATTTTTATCGTGCTGTATCCAATTCTACTACTGCATGGCTGTACGGAGCCTCCGGCGTGAACTGCTCGCTGCTTGGCATTGGAGAGCGCACGGGCAACTGTCCGATTGAGGCAATGGTCATGGAGTATGCGCAGCTAAAAGGAACGCTTGACGGGATGGATCCCACTGTAATCACAGAAATTGCAGAATACTACGAGCGGGAGCTTGACTATCCGATCCCGCCCAGAACACCGTTTGTGGGCGCTGATTTCAATGTGACGCGGGCCGGCGTGCATGCCGATGGACTGCTGAAAAATGAAGAGGTCTATAATATCTTTGACACGGGAGCTTTACTGAACCGGCCGCCAAAGGTGATGATCAGCAATACCTCAGGCGTATCCGGAATTGCCGTCTGGGTGAATCAGTACCTGCGCTTATCGGGCGAAAATGCGCTGGATAAAAAGGATCCGCTGGTGACAGGGCTGAAAGCCTGGGTGGATCAGCAATATGAAGAGGGCCGGGTAACGGCCATCACAGACGGCGAGCTGGAGCAGCAGCTGGAAAGAATTACGGAGGAGCAGCATGGAAGAGAAAATGCAGGCCGCTAA
- a CDS encoding HAD-IC family P-type ATPase encodes MELQGLSEREVAARRSQGLLNVGSEVKTKTAGQIVAGHTLTLFNALNLALAAALLLVGSYKNMLFMGVVICNTAIGVFQELRSKRMVDKLSILVSHKAQVIRSGRQQEIPIEEIVLDDLLHLRRGNQIPADCEVLQGRCYVNESLITGESDLIAKTEGDTLLSGSFVAGGECAAQVIHVGKDNYAAQISNEAKELKQVHSEIMMTLKRLIQVISCVIIPMGAFLFYNQFTIPGASMQAAVVNTVAALIGMIPEGLMLLTSTVLAVSVIRLSKSKVLVQQLYCIETLARVDVLCLDKTGTITCDDMEVEELHALPEASETELRQAFAAFTASSRDQSSTIAALKAYFTEKVPRKALQVVDFSSEKKWSGASYDTGVTYVVGAGEMILGERYHRLKAAIARQAGTRRVLLMAKSRQGFGREEALPEGLEPMGFVLIQDKIRPEAPRTIQYFREQGVRLKVISGDSMETVRQIAQEAGIPEAEQAVDARTLESDALLEEAAERYQVFGRVTPAQKKKLIQALQKKGHTVAMTGDGVNDVLALKEADCSVAMAAGSDAARNVAQLVLTTNDFSSMPKVVAEGRRSINNIQRSASLFLVKTLFSICIGLLFVFLDFRYPFQPIQMSFIGVFTIGLPSFILALEPNKERIKGNFFYNIMTRALAGAVTMTIGIIVTYLAGMIFKLSYEETSTLAVILTATSGVYLLVRISIPFNLIRKILLGVVLCGLLCGIFCFQPLLGLAPLSGQLALFVLGTGILNAVIFTGLYHMTERIRIKKERSGR; translated from the coding sequence ATGGAGCTACAAGGGCTTTCTGAAAGAGAGGTTGCGGCGAGGCGCAGTCAGGGCCTGCTGAATGTCGGCAGCGAGGTAAAAACAAAAACGGCAGGACAGATCGTGGCAGGGCATACACTGACGTTGTTTAATGCGCTCAATCTGGCCCTGGCCGCTGCGCTGCTCTTAGTGGGGTCCTACAAAAATATGCTGTTTATGGGCGTAGTGATCTGCAATACGGCAATCGGCGTGTTTCAGGAGCTGCGTTCAAAGCGGATGGTAGACAAGCTTTCGATTCTGGTCTCTCATAAGGCACAGGTGATTCGGAGCGGCAGGCAGCAGGAGATTCCGATTGAGGAAATTGTGCTGGATGATCTGCTGCATCTTCGCAGGGGAAATCAGATCCCAGCTGACTGTGAGGTTTTACAAGGCCGCTGCTATGTGAATGAAAGCCTGATCACAGGGGAGTCTGATCTGATTGCAAAAACGGAAGGCGATACGCTGCTGTCGGGCAGCTTTGTGGCCGGAGGAGAGTGCGCTGCACAGGTCATCCATGTGGGCAAGGATAACTATGCAGCGCAGATCAGCAATGAGGCAAAGGAACTAAAGCAGGTGCATTCGGAAATTATGATGACGCTGAAAAGGCTGATTCAGGTGATTTCCTGTGTGATTATCCCGATGGGGGCGTTTTTGTTCTACAATCAATTTACGATACCGGGCGCCAGCATGCAGGCAGCAGTTGTCAACACAGTGGCGGCGCTGATCGGCATGATTCCGGAGGGGCTGATGCTGCTGACCAGCACCGTGCTGGCCGTATCCGTGATCCGTCTTTCAAAGAGCAAGGTTCTGGTGCAGCAGCTATACTGCATCGAGACGCTGGCAAGAGTGGATGTGCTGTGCTTAGATAAAACGGGGACGATTACCTGTGATGATATGGAGGTGGAGGAGCTGCATGCGCTGCCGGAGGCATCGGAAACGGAGCTAAGGCAGGCTTTTGCCGCTTTTACGGCTTCATCGCGCGATCAGAGCTCGACAATAGCAGCACTGAAGGCCTATTTTACGGAAAAAGTGCCGCGGAAGGCACTGCAGGTGGTGGATTTTTCTTCGGAAAAGAAATGGTCGGGCGCCTCCTATGATACCGGCGTTACCTATGTCGTGGGCGCCGGGGAAATGATCCTGGGAGAGCGGTATCATAGACTCAAGGCGGCTATTGCACGGCAGGCAGGGACCAGGCGCGTTTTGCTGATGGCTAAAAGCCGGCAGGGGTTTGGCAGGGAGGAAGCGCTGCCGGAGGGGCTGGAGCCGATGGGCTTTGTACTGATTCAGGATAAGATACGGCCAGAGGCGCCGAGGACGATTCAGTATTTTCGTGAGCAGGGAGTCAGGCTCAAAGTGATATCCGGCGACAGCATGGAGACGGTGAGGCAGATCGCGCAGGAGGCCGGCATCCCTGAGGCAGAGCAGGCCGTGGATGCCCGGACGCTGGAGAGTGATGCGCTGTTAGAAGAAGCGGCAGAGCGGTATCAGGTTTTCGGGCGGGTGACACCTGCACAGAAGAAGAAGCTGATTCAGGCGCTGCAGAAGAAGGGGCATACGGTAGCTATGACGGGCGATGGCGTAAATGATGTGCTGGCGCTCAAGGAGGCCGATTGCTCAGTGGCGATGGCGGCCGGAAGCGATGCGGCCAGAAATGTAGCGCAGCTGGTACTGACGACCAATGATTTCAGCTCTATGCCCAAGGTGGTGGCAGAAGGCCGCCGCTCGATCAATAATATTCAGCGCAGCGCCTCGCTGTTTTTGGTGAAAACGCTGTTTTCGATCTGCATCGGTCTGCTGTTTGTTTTTCTGGATTTTCGCTATCCCTTTCAGCCGATTCAGATGTCTTTTATCGGAGTGTTTACCATCGGGCTTCCCTCGTTTATTTTGGCCTTGGAGCCAAATAAGGAGCGGATCAAGGGAAACTTTTTCTATAATATCATGACCAGAGCGCTGGCAGGCGCCGTGACGATGACGATCGGGATTATCGTCACCTATCTGGCAGGGATGATCTTTAAGCTGAGCTACGAGGAGACCTCTACGCTGGCGGTCATTTTAACGGCGACAAGCGGCGTATATCTCTTAGTTCGCATCTCCATTCCCTTCAATTTAATCAGGAAAATTCTGCTGGGCGTTGTTCTCTGCGGCCTGCTCTGCGGCATATTCTGTTTTCAGCCGCTTTTGGGGCTTGCGCCGCTGTCCGGGCAGCTGGCTCTATTCGTACTGGGAACCGGCATTTTGAACGCTGTAATTTTCACCGGTCTGTATCATATGACGGAGCGTATACGGATCAAAAAGGAGAGGAGCGGAAGATGA
- a CDS encoding hydratase gives MKYHEEGIYLLEGKRLAAEGVLSPKEGRERTLAYQILRAHETALEEGQMHLRFDALISHDITYVGIIQTARASGLESFPLPYALTNCHNSLCAVGGTINEDDHVFGLSAAQKYGGIYVPANQAVIHQYAREEMAACGHMILGSDSHTRYGAFGTMGIGEGGPELVKQLLQNTYDIPEPPVVLVYVTGSLRKGVGPHDVALALCKEVFGTVKNMILEFAGPGIASLSADERIGIDVMTTETACLSSIWETDDTIRAYYENHGRPEAYQRLQPGEGAYYDHYIELNLSEIEPMIALPYHPSNAVPIRELKQHPQQYLEPLGLLDKITDDGIWVDQGVIAGCAGGLYENIQEAAAILKGGSIGDGAFSLSVYPASTPINQQVAANGMLTELLEAGAVIKPCFCGPCFGAGDVPSHGGLSIRHTTRNFANREGSKPGEGQQAMVALMDARSIAATAARGGLLTGADELTYEIEKKPYRFNGEIYRKRCYDGVGRPQPETALKLGPNITDWPQIEPLKENLLVQLAAVIRDPVTTTDELIPSGETSSYRSNPLRLAEFALSRREPAYVARAKAVQRMTAAELGYDAKSTSIGSAIFANKPGDGSAREQAASCQRVLGGAANFCLEYATKRYRSNCINWGMVPFTVEEFPYETGEWLYIPGLRTALLEGREEITGYVKDQPLTLYMKGLTETEIQILLDGCLMNYYKNRGKG, from the coding sequence GTGAAATATCATGAAGAAGGAATTTATCTGTTAGAGGGAAAGCGCTTAGCGGCAGAGGGCGTGCTTTCGCCTAAAGAAGGCCGGGAGCGGACTCTGGCTTATCAGATCCTGCGCGCGCATGAGACGGCACTGGAAGAAGGACAGATGCATCTGCGGTTTGATGCGCTGATTTCGCATGATATCACCTATGTCGGAATCATTCAGACGGCCAGGGCCAGCGGACTGGAGAGCTTTCCGCTTCCGTATGCGCTGACCAACTGTCATAACAGTCTGTGCGCCGTGGGAGGAACGATCAATGAGGATGACCATGTATTCGGACTATCGGCGGCACAAAAATACGGCGGTATCTATGTGCCGGCCAATCAGGCCGTCATCCATCAATATGCAAGAGAGGAGATGGCTGCCTGCGGCCATATGATTTTAGGATCGGACAGCCATACCCGCTATGGGGCATTTGGCACGATGGGTATCGGAGAAGGCGGTCCGGAGCTGGTCAAGCAGCTGCTGCAAAATACGTATGACATCCCGGAGCCGCCGGTCGTGCTCGTTTATGTGACGGGCAGCCTGCGCAAGGGCGTAGGTCCTCATGATGTAGCGCTGGCGCTCTGTAAAGAGGTGTTCGGCACGGTTAAAAATATGATCCTGGAATTTGCAGGCCCCGGGATCGCTTCCTTGTCGGCTGATGAGAGGATCGGCATTGATGTGATGACGACGGAAACAGCCTGTTTATCGTCCATTTGGGAAACGGATGATACGATTCGGGCCTATTATGAAAACCATGGCCGTCCGGAGGCCTACCAAAGGCTGCAGCCCGGAGAAGGAGCCTATTATGATCACTATATTGAACTGAATTTGAGTGAAATTGAGCCGATGATTGCCCTGCCGTATCATCCGTCCAATGCGGTGCCCATTCGGGAGCTGAAGCAGCATCCGCAGCAGTATCTGGAACCGCTGGGGCTTTTGGATAAAATTACGGACGACGGGATCTGGGTGGATCAGGGCGTGATTGCCGGCTGTGCCGGCGGTCTGTATGAAAATATACAGGAGGCGGCAGCGATTTTAAAAGGCGGATCGATTGGCGATGGCGCGTTTTCGCTGAGTGTGTATCCGGCGTCGACGCCGATCAACCAGCAGGTAGCGGCTAACGGCATGCTGACGGAGCTCTTGGAGGCGGGGGCGGTGATCAAGCCGTGCTTTTGCGGACCATGCTTTGGCGCGGGGGATGTGCCAAGCCATGGCGGGCTTTCGATTCGTCATACGACGAGGAATTTTGCCAATCGAGAGGGCTCGAAGCCTGGCGAGGGTCAGCAGGCGATGGTGGCGCTGATGGACGCGCGCTCGATTGCGGCGACGGCAGCGAGGGGCGGCCTTTTAACGGGCGCTGATGAGCTGACTTATGAGATAGAAAAGAAGCCCTATCGGTTTAACGGCGAGATCTATCGCAAGCGGTGCTATGATGGCGTAGGGCGCCCGCAGCCGGAGACGGCGCTCAAGCTGGGGCCTAATATTACGGATTGGCCGCAGATAGAGCCGCTGAAGGAGAATTTGCTGGTGCAGCTGGCGGCGGTGATCCGGGATCCGGTGACGACAACGGATGAGCTGATTCCCTCCGGGGAGACTTCTTCATATCGTTCTAATCCGCTGCGCTTAGCTGAATTTGCGCTTTCAAGGCGGGAGCCGGCGTATGTGGCACGGGCAAAAGCGGTGCAGAGGATGACAGCGGCAGAGCTGGGATATGATGCGAAAAGCACGAGCATAGGCTCTGCGATTTTTGCAAATAAGCCGGGAGATGGCTCAGCCAGAGAGCAGGCGGCCTCCTGCCAGAGAGTGCTGGGAGGAGCAGCCAATTTCTGTCTTGAATATGCCACCAAGCGGTATCGTTCCAATTGCATCAATTGGGGCATGGTGCCCTTTACGGTGGAGGAGTTTCCCTATGAAACAGGGGAATGGCTGTATATACCGGGGCTGCGTACGGCACTTTTGGAAGGCAGGGAGGAGATCACCGGATATGTGAAGGATCAGCCGCTGACGCTCTATATGAAAGGGCTTACCGAGACGGAAATTCAGATCCTGTTAGATGGATGTCTGATGAACTATTATAAAAACAGAGGAAAGGGATGA